The Anaerotignum faecicola genome contains a region encoding:
- a CDS encoding class I SAM-dependent methyltransferase — protein sequence MEYSKEDLMEAKRQILGVGENMGTEESKKIWEKNAQFWDNAMGDKSNEFHREVVRPKVTELLSPNPADYILDIACGNGNYSSYLAQRGASIVAFDYSKKMIELAKRRQSQYAKQIEFCVADATNRESILELKRNRAFTKAVSNMAIMDITDIEPLLMAVYELLEESGIFVFATQHPCFITLTEKYMTPHSYYGIAIEGQPEEQIYYHRSIQDIFNLCFRAGFVIDGFYEECFKNNKEIPMVMIVRLKKVKRDSLK from the coding sequence ATGGAATATAGTAAGGAAGATTTAATGGAAGCAAAAAGGCAAATTTTGGGAGTGGGAGAGAACATGGGAACAGAGGAAAGTAAAAAAATCTGGGAGAAAAACGCACAATTTTGGGATAATGCAATGGGTGACAAATCTAATGAATTTCACAGAGAGGTAGTGCGTCCCAAAGTAACGGAACTTCTATCTCCTAATCCTGCGGATTACATTTTGGATATTGCGTGTGGCAATGGAAATTATTCTTCGTATCTTGCACAAAGAGGCGCTTCGATTGTCGCTTTTGATTACAGCAAAAAAATGATAGAATTGGCTAAAAGACGGCAATCACAATATGCAAAACAAATTGAATTTTGTGTAGCGGATGCGACCAATAGAGAAAGTATATTAGAATTAAAAAGAAATCGAGCCTTTACGAAAGCAGTTTCTAATATGGCAATTATGGATATTACGGATATTGAACCACTTCTTATGGCTGTTTATGAACTGTTGGAGGAAAGCGGAATTTTTGTCTTTGCAACGCAACACCCTTGTTTTATCACGTTGACTGAAAAATATATGACACCGCACAGTTACTATGGTATAGCGATTGAAGGGCAACCGGAGGAGCAGATTTATTATCATCGTTCCATACAAGATATTTTTAACCTTTGTTTTAGAGCTGGATTTGTCATTGATGGATTTTATGAAGAATGTTTCAAAAACAACAAAGAAATTCCTATGGTAATGATAGTAAGGCTTAAAAAGGTAAAACGTGATAGCTTAAAATAA
- a CDS encoding sigma-70 family RNA polymerase sigma factor yields the protein MTCTEEYREHIEYTFHAFCKVVIRNATINAARTRSRKHKREISLEYLTDEKHYPLGTTDEYFQAPEPDEEYILTLCGDTVIFSSGLLAEALSRLDEREREMIYLSFFKRIPQHEIGRQYGRSRSTAGYHIRKVLRQLQAEMEGMAYEK from the coding sequence ATGACCTGTACAGAAGAATATCGGGAACATATCGAGTACACTTTCCATGCCTTTTGCAAAGTCGTTATCCGAAATGCAACGATCAACGCAGCGAGGACACGGAGCAGGAAGCACAAAAGAGAAATATCCCTTGAATACCTCACAGACGAAAAGCACTACCCTTTAGGCACGACAGATGAATATTTCCAAGCCCCGGAGCCGGACGAGGAATACATACTTACCCTTTGCGGCGATACGGTCATTTTCAGCAGCGGCTTACTTGCGGAAGCCCTGTCACGGCTGGACGAACGGGAGCGGGAAATGATTTACCTGTCCTTTTTCAAGCGTATTCCACAGCACGAAATTGGCAGACAGTACGGGCGCAGCCGCAGCACAGCGGGCTACCATATCCGAAAAGTCCTACGGCAGCTCCAAGCGGAAATGGAGGGAATGGCATATGAGAAATAA
- a CDS encoding helix-turn-helix domain-containing protein codes for MRNNRLLPYETIVQATSGEPEAVGTVLQYYRRRIQCAARVNGRVDQDTEDYITQTLLTAIFKFRFGR; via the coding sequence ATGAGAAATAATAGGCTTCTCCCCTATGAAACAATCGTCCAAGCCACCAGCGGGGAGCCGGAAGCGGTGGGAACTGTATTGCAGTATTACCGCCGCCGCATACAATGTGCCGCCCGTGTGAATGGACGGGTAGACCAAGATACAGAGGACTACATCACCCAGACGCTTCTCACAGCTATTTTCAAGTTCCGCTTTGGGAGATAG
- the mobC gene encoding plasmid mobilization relaxosome protein MobC: protein MRKRYNTPHRSRVVKTRMTEEEYAEFAERLSAYNMSQAEFIRQAITGAAIRPIITVSPVNDELLAAVGKLTAEYGRIGGNLNQIARTLNEWHSPYPQLAGEVRAAVSDLAALKFEVLQKVGDAVGNIQTYQL, encoded by the coding sequence ATGCGAAAACGATATAACACGCCGCACCGCAGCCGGGTAGTCAAGACACGCATGACCGAGGAAGAATACGCCGAGTTTGCGGAAAGGCTTTCTGCTTACAACATGAGCCAAGCCGAGTTTATCCGGCAAGCCATAACCGGGGCAGCCATACGCCCCATCATAACCGTTTCCCCCGTCAATGACGAGTTGCTTGCCGCTGTCGGGAAGCTGACCGCCGAATACGGCAGGATCGGCGGCAACTTAAACCAGATAGCCCGGACGCTGAACGAGTGGCACAGCCCCTACCCGCAGCTTGCCGGGGAGGTACGGGCGGCGGTTTCCGACCTTGCTGCCCTAAAGTTTGAAGTCTTGCAGAAAGTGGGTGACGCTGTTGGCAACATTCAAACATATCAGCTCTAA
- a CDS encoding relaxase/mobilization nuclease domain-containing protein: protein MATFKHISSKNADYGAAEAYLTFEHDEFTMKPTLDENGRLIPREDYRISSLNCGGEDFAVACMRANLRYEKNQKREDVKSHHYIISFDPRDGTDNGLTVDRAQELGEQFCKEHFPGHQALVCTHPDGHNHSGNIHVHIVINSLRIYEVPLLPYMDRPADTREGCKHRCTNAAMEYFKSEVMEMCHREGLYQIDLLSGSKERITEREYWAAKKGQLALDKENAVREAAGQPTKPTKFETDKAKLRRTIRQALSQAGSFDEFSSLLLREGVTVKESRGRLSYLTPDRTKPITARKLGDDFDKAAVLVLLTQNAHRAAEQSKAILEYPAAVKKLSQGEKTTKTTPADNTLQRMVDREAKRAEGKGVGYDRWAAKHNLKQMAATVTAYQQYGFSSPEELDEACSAAYTAMRESLTELKQMEKTLNGKKELQRQVLAYSKTRPVRDGLKQQKNAKAKAAYRQKYESDFIIADAAARYFRENGISKLPSYKALQAEIETLIQEKNSGYNDYRAKREEYRRLQTVKGNIDQILHRERKPVKRQEQER, encoded by the coding sequence TTGGCAACATTCAAACATATCAGCTCTAAAAATGCGGACTATGGCGCAGCGGAAGCCTATCTCACATTTGAGCATGACGAGTTTACCATGAAGCCCACCCTTGATGAAAACGGGCGGCTGATACCGAGGGAGGATTACCGCATTTCTTCCCTCAACTGTGGGGGCGAGGATTTCGCTGTTGCCTGTATGCGGGCTAATCTCCGCTATGAGAAAAACCAAAAACGGGAAGATGTGAAAAGCCACCACTATATCATCAGCTTTGACCCACGGGACGGGACAGACAACGGCTTGACCGTAGACCGGGCGCAGGAGCTGGGCGAGCAGTTCTGTAAAGAGCATTTCCCCGGACACCAAGCCTTAGTCTGCACCCACCCGGACGGGCATAACCACAGCGGCAATATCCATGTGCATATCGTCATCAACTCCCTGCGGATTTATGAAGTCCCGCTTCTGCCCTACATGGACAGACCAGCCGACACACGGGAGGGCTGCAAGCACCGCTGCACCAACGCCGCTATGGAATATTTCAAGAGTGAAGTCATGGAGATGTGCCACCGGGAGGGGCTTTACCAAATCGACCTCCTAAGCGGCAGCAAGGAACGGATAACCGAACGGGAATACTGGGCGGCAAAGAAAGGACAGCTTGCCCTTGATAAAGAGAACGCTGTCAGAGAAGCCGCAGGACAGCCGACCAAGCCCACCAAGTTTGAAACGGACAAGGCGAAGCTGCGCCGGACGATACGGCAGGCACTTTCCCAAGCTGGCAGCTTTGACGAATTTTCTTCCCTTTTGCTGCGGGAGGGTGTGACCGTCAAGGAGAGCCGGGGGCGGCTTTCCTACCTCACGCCGGACAGGACAAAGCCTATCACAGCCCGGAAGCTGGGGGACGATTTTGACAAGGCTGCTGTCCTTGTCCTGCTTACGCAGAACGCCCACAGAGCCGCCGAACAGAGCAAAGCCATACTCGAATACCCTGCCGCGGTTAAAAAGCTGTCACAAGGGGAAAAAACCACAAAAACCACCCCGGCAGACAACACCTTGCAGCGCATGGTTGACCGGGAAGCCAAGCGAGCCGAGGGCAAGGGCGTGGGCTATGACCGCTGGGCGGCAAAGCACAACCTAAAGCAAATGGCAGCTACCGTTACCGCCTATCAGCAGTACGGCTTTTCTTCCCCGGAGGAACTGGACGAAGCCTGTTCTGCCGCCTATACCGCCATGCGGGAAAGCCTTACAGAGCTGAAGCAGATGGAAAAGACGCTGAACGGGAAAAAGGAGCTGCAACGGCAGGTGCTTGCCTATTCCAAGACCCGCCCTGTCCGGGACGGGCTGAAACAGCAGAAAAACGCCAAAGCAAAAGCAGCCTACCGTCAGAAGTACGAAAGCGACTTTATCATAGCAGACGCAGCCGCCCGCTATTTCAGGGAAAACGGCATTTCCAAGCTGCCGAGCTATAAAGCCCTGCAAGCAGAGATTGAAACCCTTATCCAAGAGAAAAACAGCGGCTACAACGATTACCGGGCAAAACGGGAGGAATACCGCCGCTTACAGACTGTCAAGGGCAATATCGACCAGATTTTACACCGGGAGCGCAAGCCTGTGAAAAGGCAGGAACAGGAACGATAA
- a CDS encoding phage replisome organizer N-terminal domain-containing protein, with translation MADNRKYYYLKLKENFFDSDSIVLLEDMKDGILYSNILLKLYLKSLKNGGKLQLDEHIPYTAQMIATLTRHQIGTVERALEIFRQLGLVEQLDSGAFYMTDIELMIGQSSTEAERKRAARLENKALLPPRTKGGHLSDIRPPEIEIEIELEKEIEIEKEREGETGHPAPAAYGRYNNVILTDTELSGLKTELPDKWEYYIDRLSCHIASTGKQYHSHAATIYKWAQEDAAKGKAAPKQGIPDYSCKEGESL, from the coding sequence ATGGCAGATAACCGCAAGTATTACTACCTCAAGCTGAAAGAGAACTTTTTTGACAGCGACTCCATTGTGCTGCTGGAAGATATGAAAGACGGGATTTTATACTCCAATATCCTCTTGAAGCTGTACTTAAAATCGCTGAAAAACGGCGGGAAATTGCAGCTTGACGAGCATATCCCCTACACAGCGCAGATGATAGCGACACTGACCCGCCACCAGATAGGGACGGTTGAGAGGGCTTTAGAGATTTTCCGGCAGTTGGGGCTTGTGGAGCAGCTTGACAGCGGGGCTTTCTATATGACCGACATTGAGCTGATGATAGGACAGTCCTCTACCGAAGCCGAGCGGAAACGGGCTGCAAGACTGGAAAACAAGGCACTTTTACCGCCCCGGACAAAAGGCGGACATTTGTCCGACATTCGTCCACCAGAGATAGAGATAGAGATAGAGTTAGAGAAAGAGATAGAGATAGAAAAAGAGAGAGAGGGAGAAACGGGACACCCCGCCCCCGCCGCTTATGGCAGATACAACAATGTGATACTGACCGATACAGAGCTTTCCGGGCTAAAAACAGAGTTGCCCGACAAGTGGGAGTATTATATTGACCGGCTTTCCTGCCATATCGCTTCCACCGGGAAACAGTACCACAGCCATGCAGCCACCATTTACAAGTGGGCGCAGGAGGACGCTGCCAAAGGCAAGGCTGCCCCGAAACAGGGCATACCCGATTATTCATGCAAGGAGGGCGAGAGCTTATGA
- a CDS encoding ATP-binding protein has translation MKNGIEAMITDITATTAEAEDYTGEDGLLYCGKCHTPKEAYFAEGKTCFGRDRHPAECDCQRAAREKQQAAESRQKHLEKVEDLKRRGFTDPAMRNWTFEHDNGRNPQTETARFYVESWETMQAENIGYLFWGGVGTGKSYLAACIANALMEKEVAVCMTNFATILGDLAASFEGRNEYISRLCSYPLLILDDFGMERGTEYGLEQVYSVIDSRYRSGKPLIATTNLTLEELQHPQDTPHARIYDRLTSMCAPVRFTGSNFRKETAQEKLERLKQLMKQRKESL, from the coding sequence ATGAAAAACGGAATTGAAGCTATGATTACGGACATTACAGCCACTACCGCCGAAGCGGAGGACTACACAGGCGAGGACGGGCTTTTATACTGCGGTAAGTGCCATACGCCCAAAGAAGCCTATTTTGCAGAGGGAAAGACTTGTTTCGGGCGTGACCGCCACCCGGCAGAGTGCGACTGCCAGCGGGCAGCCCGTGAAAAGCAGCAAGCCGCCGAAAGCCGACAGAAGCACCTTGAAAAAGTGGAGGACTTGAAACGCCGGGGCTTTACCGACCCTGCTATGCGGAACTGGACATTTGAGCATGACAACGGCAGAAACCCGCAGACCGAAACCGCCCGCTTTTATGTGGAGAGCTGGGAAACCATGCAGGCTGAAAATATCGGCTACCTGTTTTGGGGCGGCGTGGGGACGGGAAAAAGCTACCTTGCCGCCTGTATCGCCAACGCCCTTATGGAAAAAGAGGTTGCCGTCTGCATGACAAACTTTGCAACGATACTGGGTGACCTTGCCGCCAGCTTTGAGGGCAGGAACGAATATATTTCCCGCCTTTGCAGCTACCCTCTGCTGATACTTGATGATTTCGGTATGGAGCGAGGAACAGAATACGGGCTGGAACAGGTTTACAGCGTGATTGACAGCCGTTACCGAAGCGGCAAGCCGCTGATCGCCACGACCAACCTCACGCTGGAGGAATTGCAGCACCCGCAGGACACGCCCCACGCCCGTATCTATGACAGGCTGACTTCCATGTGCGCCCCCGTCCGCTTCACGGGCAGCAACTTCCGAAAGGAAACCGCACAGGAAAAGCTGGAACGCTTAAAGCAACTGATGAAGCAGCGAAAGGAGAGCCTATGA
- a CDS encoding transposon-encoded TnpW family protein: MTETKQTSTTKTDRRPDCVTEIRMGNSVLTVSGFFKQGATDTAADKMMKVLEAEAATQKTAI; this comes from the coding sequence ATGACAGAAACGAAACAGACAAGCACCACCAAAACAGACCGCCGCCCGGACTGTGTGACGGAAATCCGCATGGGCAACTCCGTCCTTACCGTTTCCGGCTTCTTCAAGCAGGGCGCAACCGACACCGCAGCCGACAAGATGATGAAAGTGCTGGAAGCGGAAGCTGCTACACAAAAAACGGCGATTTGA
- a CDS encoding recombinase family protein, whose protein sequence is MLRQTNQQPITALYPRLSHEDELQGESNSISNQKRILETYAKQNGFSNLRWYTDDGYSGANFQRPGFQAMLADIEAGKVGTVIVKDMSRLGRNYLQVGMYTEMIFPQKGVRFIAINDGVDSAQGDNDFAPLRNIFNEWLVRDTSKKIKAVKRSKGMNGKPITSKPVYGYLMDEDENFIIDEEAAPVVKQIYNLCLAGNGPTKIARMLTEQQIPTPGTLEYRRTGSTRRYHPGYECKWATNTVVHILENREYTGCLVNFKTEKLSYKVKHSVENPPEKQVIFENHHEPIIDTQTWERVQELRKQRKRPNRYDEVGLFSGILFCADCGSVMYQQRYQTDKRKQDCYICGNYKKRTHDCTAHFIRTDLLTAGVLSNLRKVTSYAAKHEARFMKLLIEQNEDGGKRRNAAKKKELEASEKRIAELSAIFKRLYEDSVTGRISDERFTELSADYEAEQRELKERAAAIQAELSKAQEATVNAEKFMNVVRRHTSFEELTPTLLREFVEKIVVHECSYDENKTRRQDIEIYYSFVGKVDLPE, encoded by the coding sequence ATGTTAAGACAGACCAACCAACAACCAATTACCGCCCTTTACCCAAGACTATCCCATGAGGACGAGCTGCAAGGCGAAAGCAATTCCATTTCCAATCAGAAGCGTATCCTTGAAACCTATGCAAAGCAGAACGGCTTTTCCAATCTGCGCTGGTACACGGACGACGGTTATTCTGGTGCGAACTTTCAAAGACCCGGTTTTCAAGCCATGCTTGCGGACATTGAAGCCGGAAAAGTCGGGACAGTTATCGTAAAGGATATGTCGAGGTTAGGGCGAAACTACCTGCAAGTGGGAATGTACACGGAAATGATTTTCCCACAGAAAGGTGTCCGCTTCATCGCTATCAATGACGGAGTGGACAGCGCACAGGGCGACAATGACTTTGCCCCGCTGCGGAATATCTTTAACGAATGGCTGGTGAGAGATACGAGCAAGAAAATCAAAGCAGTAAAACGCTCAAAAGGCATGAATGGCAAGCCCATCACAAGCAAGCCTGTGTATGGCTACCTCATGGACGAGGATGAAAATTTCATTATTGACGAGGAAGCTGCACCCGTAGTCAAGCAGATATACAACCTCTGTCTTGCCGGGAATGGTCCGACCAAGATAGCCCGTATGCTCACAGAGCAGCAAATCCCCACGCCGGGAACGCTTGAATACCGCAGGACGGGCAGCACCCGCCGCTACCACCCCGGCTATGAGTGCAAGTGGGCGACCAATACCGTAGTGCATATCCTTGAAAACCGGGAATACACAGGCTGTCTGGTAAATTTCAAGACAGAAAAACTTTCTTACAAAGTCAAGCACAGTGTAGAAAATCCCCCGGAAAAGCAAGTGATTTTCGAGAACCACCACGAGCCTATCATAGACACCCAAACATGGGAACGGGTGCAGGAGCTTCGCAAACAGCGCAAACGCCCAAACCGCTATGATGAAGTGGGTTTGTTCTCCGGCATACTGTTCTGTGCGGACTGCGGCAGCGTGATGTATCAGCAGCGATACCAGACGGACAAGCGCAAGCAGGACTGTTATATCTGCGGCAACTACAAGAAACGCACCCATGACTGTACGGCGCACTTTATCCGCACCGACCTCTTGACCGCTGGTGTACTCTCCAATCTGCGGAAAGTGACCAGCTATGCGGCAAAGCATGAAGCCCGGTTTATGAAACTCTTGATTGAGCAGAACGAGGACGGGGGCAAACGCAGGAACGCCGCCAAGAAAAAGGAACTGGAAGCCTCCGAGAAACGCATAGCCGAGTTATCCGCTATCTTCAAGCGGCTGTATGAGGACAGCGTGACCGGGCGCATATCAGACGAGCGTTTCACAGAGCTGTCGGCAGACTATGAAGCAGAGCAACGGGAGCTGAAAGAAAGAGCCGCTGCTATTCAAGCGGAGCTTTCCAAAGCACAGGAAGCCACCGTGAACGCAGAAAAGTTTATGAATGTTGTCCGGCGGCATACCAGCTTTGAAGAACTTACCCCTACTCTGCTGCGGGAGTTTGTAGAGAAAATCGTTGTGCATGAGTGCAGCTATGACGAGAACAAGACCCGCAGACAGGACATTGAGATTTATTATTCTTTTGTTGGCAAGGTGGACTTGCCCGAATAA
- a CDS encoding Maff2 family protein, with product MRKCRIGTAKFFTLLLLLYRTSVKSQGMKQLMAGAGVAVVGMVLVPLLSGLFSV from the coding sequence ATGCGCAAGTGCCGGATAGGAACGGCAAAATTTTTTACACTTCTATTACTTCTTTATCGCACATCAGTAAAGAGCCAGGGCATGAAGCAGCTTATGGCCGGCGCTGGTGTAGCCGTAGTCGGCATGGTCCTTGTACCTCTGCTCTCCGGGCTTTTCTCTGTCTAA
- a CDS encoding CD0415/CD1112 family protein, which produces MDFLLEALTNWLKEMLVGGIMSNLSGMFDSVNQQVADISVQVGQTPQGWNGSIFSMIENLSNSIMVPIAGVILAIVMTVDLIQMIADKNNLHDVDTWMIFKWVFKSAAAILIVTNTWNIVMGVFDMAQSVVAQAAGIIGSDASIDISSVMTDLEPRLMEMDLGPLFGLWFQSLFIGITMWALYICIFIVIYGRMIEIYLVTSVAPVPMAAMMGKEWGGMGQNYLRSLLALGFQAFLIIVCVAIYAVLVQNIALEDDIIMAIWSCVGYTVLLCFTLFKTGSLAKSVFQAH; this is translated from the coding sequence ATGGATTTCTTACTTGAAGCCCTGACAAATTGGCTGAAAGAAATGCTGGTGGGCGGTATTATGAGCAACCTTTCGGGGATGTTTGACAGCGTAAACCAACAGGTCGCAGATATATCTGTACAGGTAGGACAGACCCCACAGGGATGGAATGGCAGTATTTTCAGTATGATTGAGAATCTGTCCAACTCCATCATGGTGCCGATTGCAGGCGTGATCCTGGCTATCGTGATGACCGTAGACCTGATCCAGATGATCGCAGACAAGAACAACCTGCATGATGTGGACACCTGGATGATTTTTAAGTGGGTGTTCAAGTCAGCCGCTGCCATCCTCATTGTCACAAACACATGGAATATCGTGATGGGCGTCTTTGATATGGCGCAGAGCGTGGTGGCACAGGCGGCAGGGATCATCGGTTCGGATGCGTCCATTGACATTTCCTCAGTTATGACCGATCTGGAACCAAGGCTGATGGAAATGGATCTGGGGCCGCTGTTCGGGCTTTGGTTCCAATCCCTCTTTATCGGCATTACCATGTGGGCGCTGTATATCTGTATCTTTATCGTCATTTATGGCCGTATGATCGAGATTTACCTTGTGACTTCGGTGGCTCCCGTTCCAATGGCTGCCATGATGGGCAAGGAATGGGGCGGTATGGGACAGAACTACCTCCGTTCCCTGCTGGCGCTGGGCTTTCAGGCGTTTCTCATCATCGTCTGCGTGGCAATTTATGCTGTGCTGGTGCAGAACATCGCTTTGGAAGATGACATCATCATGGCGATCTGGAGCTGCGTGGGTTACACCGTACTGCTGTGCTTTACGCTGTTCAAAACCGGCAGCCTTGCAAAATCAGTCTTTCAGGCGCATTAA
- a CDS encoding PrgI family protein, whose product MAYVPVPKDLTKVKTKVMFNLTRRQLVCFTAGALVGVPLFFLLREPAGNSMAAMCMMLVMMPFFLLAMYEKHGQPLEKIVGNILKVAVIRPKQRPYQTNNFYAVLKRQEMLDKEVYDIVHRNQKLAVSSVRQNRGKNCAAGKDKEKAVPRR is encoded by the coding sequence TTGGCTTATGTACCCGTACCCAAAGATTTAACCAAAGTCAAAACCAAGGTCATGTTCAATCTGACCCGAAGGCAGCTGGTCTGCTTTACCGCCGGGGCGCTTGTAGGCGTGCCGCTGTTCTTTTTGCTCCGTGAGCCTGCGGGAAACAGCATGGCCGCCATGTGTATGATGCTGGTCATGATGCCCTTCTTCCTGCTGGCAATGTATGAAAAGCATGGACAGCCCCTGGAAAAGATCGTCGGCAACATTCTAAAAGTGGCTGTGATCCGTCCCAAGCAGCGTCCCTACCAGACCAATAACTTTTATGCCGTATTAAAGCGGCAGGAAATGCTCGATAAGGAGGTGTATGACATTGTTCACCGCAATCAAAAACTGGCTGTATCGTCTGTTCGGCAAAACCGAGGAAAAAACTGTGCAGCCGGTAAAGACAAAGAAAAAGCTGTCCCGCGCCGATAA